In a genomic window of Rhododendron vialii isolate Sample 1 chromosome 12a, ASM3025357v1:
- the LOC131310051 gene encoding uncharacterized protein LOC131310051, giving the protein MGFIMEFAENLILRMMEDPRERDRKFREHLYTLKDRCKKTKEMWSLPLRPYGFWTFDRHNAQLFWDPQISQVPGRRDPYDDLLQDDAYGTSTSTSK; this is encoded by the coding sequence ATGGGGTTCATAATGGAGTTCGCTGAGAACTTGATACTGAGGATGATGGAGGACCCGAGGGAGAGAGATCGAAAGTTCAGGGAGCATCTGTACACGTTGAAGGATCGGTGCAAAAAGACCAAGGAGATGTGGAGCCTTCCTCTACGTCCCTACGGTTTCTGGACGTTCGATCGCCACAACGCTCAGCTTTTCTGGGACCCTCAGATCAGCCAGGTCCCTGGCCGTCGCGATCCCTACGATGACCTGCTTCAAGATGATGCCTATGGCACCTCCACTTCCACCTCCAAATAA